A region from the Corylus avellana chromosome ca7, CavTom2PMs-1.0 genome encodes:
- the LOC132187357 gene encoding protein LURP-one-related 5-like, with amino-acid sequence MKDGFVVADRFVFQEETHLTVLKTSLFFANDGFTVYDCKGDLVLRVDTYGPEARDSGEIVLMDANGRCLLTVRRKMPSLHHRWEGFTGERIDGHQKPIFSLRRSSMIGRSTMSVEVFRDPEPCEEYQIEGNFAQRCCTILNAERELVAEIQRKVDASTQVVLGKDAFSLCVKPGFDGAFAMGLVLVLDQINCDDYVTQVVQEEPVTDDSVTQGVQVEPVTDDPVTQGVPEEPVTDD; translated from the exons atGAAAGACGGCTTCGTTGTGGCAGATAGGTTCGTATTTCAGGAAGAAACTCATCTCACCGTCCTAAAGACCTCTCTTTTCTTCGCCAACGATGGCTTCACCGTCTATGACTGCAAGGGAGACTTGGTCTTACGGGTCGACACGTACGGGCCCGAAGCCCGTGACAGCGGCGAAATCGTTCTCATGGACGCGAACGGAAGGTGCCTCCTCACTGTCCGCCGAAAG ATGCCGAGTCTGCATCACCGGTGGGAGGGCTTTACAGGGGAGAGAATCGACGGGCACCAGAAACCGATCTTTAGCCTGCGGAGATCCTCGATGATCGGACGGTCGACCATGAGCGTGGAGGTGTTTAGGGACCCAGAGCCTTGTGAGGAGTACCAGATCGAGGGCAACTTTGCTCAACGCTGTTGCACGATCTTGAATGCGGAGAGGGAATTGGTGGCTGAGATCCAACGCAAAGTGGATGCTTCCACCCAGGTGGTGCTTGGGAAGGACGCTTTCTCTCTTTGCGTCAAACCTGGCTTTGATGGGGCTTTTGCCATGGGATTGGTGCTCGTTCTTGATCAGATCAACTGCGATGATTATGTTACTCAGGTAGTTCAGGAGGAGCCCGTCACAGATGATTCCGTTACTCAGGGAGTTCAGGTGGAGCCCGTCACAGATGATCCCGTTACTCAGGGAGTTCCGGAGGAGCCCGTCACCGATGATTAG